The following are encoded together in the Vibrio splendidus genome:
- the prlC gene encoding oligopeptidase A, translating to MSNPLLTFTDLPPFSQIKPEHVKPAVEQVIEECRNKIEQVLEGNTSPSWDNLVAPIDEVDDRLGRIWSPVSHMNSVMNSDELRDAYESCLPVLSEYGTWVGQHKGLFEAYKAIKASEAFSALNQAQQKTITDALRDFELSGIGLPADEQHRYGEISKRQSELGSQFSNNVLDATMGWSKQITDVAELAGMPESALAAAQAAAEAKEQEGYLLTLDIPSYLPVMTYCDNQELRKELYEAYVTRASDRGPNAGKWDNTEIITEQLKLRHEIARMLGFSTYSEKSLSTKMAETPDQVLGFLNDLAVKAKPQGEREVEELRQFAEKEFGVSELNLWDIAYYSEKQKQNLFEISDEELRPYFPESNAVSGLFEVLNRVFGMSVTEREGVDTWHDSVRFFDIFDATGTLRGSFYLDLYAREHKRGGAWMDDCRGRRITQSGDLQTPVAYLTCNFNKPVGDKPALFTHDEVVTLFHEFGHGIHHMLTQVDAGAVSGINGVPWDAVELPSQFLENWCWEEEALSFISGHFETGEALPKEMLEKMLAAKNFQSAMFILRQLELGLFDFTLHTEYDPEVGARVLETLADVKSKVSVLPSLDWNRFSHSFGHIFAGGYSAGYYSYLWAEVLSADAFSAFEEEGIFNTETGNRFLNNILEMGGSEEPMELFKRFRGREPQIDAMLRHAGIQA from the coding sequence ATGTCTAATCCGCTATTAACCTTCACGGACTTACCTCCGTTTTCACAGATCAAACCTGAGCACGTTAAGCCAGCGGTTGAGCAAGTGATTGAAGAGTGTCGCAACAAGATAGAACAAGTACTTGAAGGTAATACTTCACCAAGCTGGGACAACCTCGTTGCTCCAATTGATGAAGTGGATGATCGTTTAGGCCGTATTTGGTCACCTGTAAGCCATATGAATTCTGTGATGAACAGCGACGAACTGCGTGACGCTTATGAGAGCTGCCTGCCTGTACTTTCTGAGTACGGCACGTGGGTCGGCCAACACAAAGGTTTGTTCGAAGCGTATAAAGCGATCAAGGCGAGCGAAGCATTCTCGGCATTAAACCAAGCTCAACAAAAAACCATCACTGACGCACTGCGTGATTTTGAATTATCAGGCATTGGCTTACCAGCGGACGAACAGCATCGCTACGGTGAGATCAGCAAGCGCCAGTCTGAGCTAGGTTCTCAATTCTCAAATAACGTGCTTGATGCAACCATGGGTTGGAGCAAGCAGATCACAGACGTCGCTGAACTGGCCGGTATGCCTGAATCAGCACTGGCGGCAGCACAAGCCGCGGCAGAAGCTAAAGAGCAGGAAGGTTACCTACTGACTCTAGATATCCCATCATACCTACCGGTGATGACGTACTGTGATAACCAAGAACTACGTAAAGAGCTGTACGAAGCTTACGTAACTCGTGCTTCAGATCGCGGTCCAAATGCTGGCAAGTGGGACAACACTGAGATCATCACAGAGCAACTTAAGCTGCGTCACGAGATCGCACGCATGCTTGGCTTTAGCACTTACAGCGAAAAATCTTTGTCGACTAAGATGGCAGAAACGCCAGACCAAGTACTTGGTTTCCTTAACGACCTAGCAGTAAAAGCCAAACCACAAGGTGAGCGTGAAGTAGAAGAGCTACGTCAGTTTGCTGAGAAAGAGTTTGGCGTCTCTGAGCTAAACCTGTGGGACATCGCTTACTACAGCGAGAAACAAAAACAGAACTTGTTCGAGATCTCTGATGAAGAGCTTCGTCCATACTTCCCTGAGTCGAACGCGGTTTCTGGTTTGTTCGAAGTACTAAACCGTGTGTTTGGTATGTCGGTAACAGAGCGTGAAGGCGTGGATACATGGCATGATTCAGTGCGCTTCTTCGACATCTTTGATGCGACAGGCACATTGCGCGGTAGCTTCTACCTAGATCTATACGCACGCGAACACAAACGTGGTGGCGCTTGGATGGACGACTGTCGCGGTCGTCGCATTACTCAATCTGGTGATCTACAAACGCCTGTTGCTTACCTAACATGTAACTTCAACAAGCCAGTCGGTGATAAGCCTGCGCTATTTACTCACGATGAAGTGGTTACCTTATTCCACGAATTCGGCCACGGTATTCACCATATGTTAACGCAAGTTGATGCGGGTGCTGTGTCAGGAATCAATGGCGTGCCTTGGGACGCGGTTGAATTGCCAAGTCAGTTCCTAGAGAACTGGTGTTGGGAAGAGGAGGCGCTGTCGTTCATCTCTGGTCACTTCGAAACCGGTGAAGCGTTACCGAAAGAGATGCTAGAGAAGATGCTAGCGGCGAAGAACTTCCAGTCAGCGATGTTTATCCTGCGTCAGCTAGAGCTTGGCCTGTTCGATTTCACGCTACACACTGAATACGATCCAGAAGTCGGTGCTCGCGTACTAGAAACACTAGCCGACGTGAAGTCTAAGGTATCGGTACTGCCAAGTCTTGATTGGAACCGCTTCTCGCACAGCTTTGGTCACATCTTTGCTGGTGGCTACAGTGCAGGTTACTACAGCTACCTGTGGGCAGAAGTATTGTCTGCAGATGCGTTCTCTGCATTTGAAGAAGAGGGTATCTTCAATACTGAAACCGGTAATCGCTTCTTGAACAACATTCTTGAGATGGGGGGCAGTGAAGAGCCAATGGAGCTGTTCAAACGCTTCCGTGGTCGTGAGCCTCAAATCGACGCAATGCTGCGTCATGCGGGTATTCAAGCTTAG
- the asnC gene encoding transcriptional regulator AsnC — MSTTTARLDDLDRAILKTLMEDARTPYAEMAKQFDVSPATIHVRIEKMRSADIIERTEVVVNTKKLGYDVCCFIGINLNAARDYHSAIAKLNALDEVVEAYYTTGAYNIFVKLMCKSIEELQFVLIDKLQAIDEVQSTETLISLQNPINRNVNP; from the coding sequence ATGTCCACAACTACAGCTCGTCTAGATGATCTAGACCGTGCCATTCTCAAAACTTTGATGGAAGATGCACGTACTCCTTATGCTGAAATGGCAAAGCAGTTCGATGTCAGCCCTGCGACGATTCACGTTCGCATCGAAAAGATGAGATCAGCAGACATTATTGAGCGAACAGAAGTTGTGGTAAACACCAAAAAGCTAGGTTACGACGTGTGCTGCTTTATTGGTATTAACCTTAACGCAGCCCGCGACTACCACTCGGCCATTGCGAAGCTAAATGCTTTAGATGAAGTGGTCGAGGCGTACTACACCACCGGTGCTTACAATATTTTTGTAAAGCTGATGTGTAAATCGATAGAAGAATTGCAGTTCGTGCTGATTGATAAATTGCAGGCGATCGACGAGGTTCAATCGACAGAGACATTGATTTCATTGCAAAACCCTATCAATCGCAATGTGAATCCCTAG
- a CDS encoding EAL domain-containing protein: MCWSVFASAQAKDVLVIHSYHQGFFWTDDFHKGLAEELDRDGLSYRVVYLDTKRTQNAEYLERIYQLYRTKLSHEEFAAVVVSDNNALNLMKRLAPELNGTPVIFGGINNFSPQMIEGLHATGITEDIDMASNIELINRLQSTVKKVYVVTDHSVTGEAIRAQVELFLQKRPEFSGLVEQYTPDSYQELMTFAQRADLTKSLLFWAYYRDINGRVSSKEDWRQLNKKTQMPLYIVHDLGLGFGAIGGVIHSGETQGRDTGRVLLNVLANPDKPLPQVVAGAPEIKLDYQQISRWDLGAENEAAVTFLNKPKSFLVRYRDEIRTIGLLFLVMSCVIATLVYYLNRLKKSERTSRQSQLLLESIFDQSLQFMGIIDKGGVLLSSNSKLHELLYNQGYKLGTPLQSLQHWEDSARQELKEYFISSDEHQILRFEAEVWCRDRGAMVLDISLKPMPGSEEDDVQFLFEARDVTSGKLAENKLFQREANLKLYYDKQPVMMITLDGNNRIQQVNQFAEQLLGYPLDQLLGHRPREFYVDGNSMIPRHILLQPQHKIRGVWRRDIEYRHANGSTIWIRENIRPLVESDQLLIVGEDITETRELSEKLEYQARYDLLTDTFNRNHFEQELQKALKEVESHMRTHAMLFLDLDQLKVLNDTAGHEAGDAAIMFSAKLLEEVLPYNAVLARMGGDEFAVLMKDCTERDAVNVCRSIISTMSENPFLWGDIRLNLTSSIGIRLIDHTAASPQMVHAQADAACHAAKEEGRNRYNLYHQDDEDLRRRHLEMECVNLVHEALANDRLELFAQRILGLDKNSEKMHFEILVRIKNIQGEYISPGIFMPASERYNIAHLIDRRVVSQTLAWLEHRPKVIDELGMCSINLSGHSMGNREFVEFLIESLRDSSIPCHKICLEITETAAMSNMKQAIKFFTRIKELGCMIALDDFGSGLSSFGYLKKLPVDIVKIDGLFVRDIAVNEMDHVMVRSINDLAKQMGKHTVAEFVENTQIIDKLIELGVNYAQGYIIGRPKPLAELIEELQKERTLEYLD; encoded by the coding sequence ATGTGTTGGAGTGTTTTTGCTTCAGCTCAGGCAAAAGATGTGTTGGTTATTCACTCTTATCATCAAGGCTTTTTTTGGACGGATGATTTCCATAAAGGGCTGGCTGAAGAACTCGATCGAGATGGGTTGTCTTACCGGGTTGTTTATCTCGATACCAAGCGAACTCAAAACGCTGAATACTTAGAGCGAATTTATCAGCTATACCGCACCAAGCTGTCGCATGAAGAGTTTGCCGCTGTAGTCGTCAGTGATAATAACGCCCTCAATCTGATGAAACGCTTAGCGCCCGAACTCAATGGCACGCCCGTTATTTTTGGTGGCATCAACAATTTCTCTCCGCAAATGATTGAAGGCTTGCACGCAACTGGTATCACTGAAGATATTGATATGGCGAGCAATATTGAGCTGATCAATCGACTTCAATCGACGGTTAAAAAAGTTTACGTGGTTACCGATCACTCGGTAACGGGTGAAGCTATTCGCGCCCAAGTGGAACTATTCCTACAAAAACGTCCAGAGTTCTCTGGGCTGGTGGAGCAATATACGCCTGATTCTTATCAAGAACTGATGACGTTCGCGCAACGCGCTGATCTAACCAAAAGCTTGTTGTTCTGGGCCTACTACCGCGACATCAATGGTCGTGTCAGTAGCAAAGAAGACTGGCGTCAGCTCAACAAAAAAACTCAGATGCCATTGTATATCGTGCATGATTTAGGACTTGGGTTTGGTGCGATTGGTGGCGTGATCCACAGTGGAGAAACGCAAGGACGAGACACTGGGCGAGTGCTACTGAATGTGCTCGCTAATCCGGATAAACCGCTGCCCCAAGTGGTTGCTGGCGCGCCAGAAATCAAACTTGATTACCAACAAATATCACGATGGGATTTGGGCGCAGAGAATGAAGCGGCGGTGACTTTTCTCAACAAGCCTAAGTCATTTTTAGTGCGCTACCGAGATGAAATTCGCACCATAGGTTTGCTGTTTTTGGTGATGTCGTGTGTCATCGCAACCTTGGTGTATTACCTCAATCGCCTTAAGAAAAGTGAGCGTACCAGCCGACAAAGCCAACTGTTATTGGAGTCGATATTCGACCAAAGCCTGCAGTTCATGGGGATCATTGATAAGGGCGGTGTATTACTGTCGAGTAACAGTAAGTTACATGAGCTGCTTTATAACCAAGGCTATAAATTGGGAACACCTCTTCAAAGCCTCCAACACTGGGAAGACTCAGCAAGGCAAGAACTGAAGGAATACTTTATCTCGAGCGATGAACACCAGATTTTGCGATTTGAAGCTGAGGTGTGGTGTCGTGATCGTGGTGCGATGGTGTTGGATATCTCTTTAAAGCCTATGCCGGGCAGTGAAGAGGATGATGTTCAGTTCTTATTTGAAGCTCGTGATGTTACCTCGGGTAAGCTCGCGGAGAATAAGTTGTTCCAGCGTGAAGCGAATCTCAAGCTGTATTACGACAAACAACCCGTGATGATGATTACGCTCGATGGCAATAATCGCATTCAACAAGTGAACCAGTTTGCTGAGCAGTTACTAGGCTACCCGCTAGACCAGCTACTAGGTCATCGTCCTAGAGAGTTCTATGTCGATGGAAACTCAATGATCCCGCGTCATATCTTATTGCAACCACAGCATAAGATTCGTGGCGTATGGCGTCGTGATATTGAATATCGCCATGCTAATGGCAGCACCATCTGGATTCGTGAAAATATTCGCCCGCTGGTTGAGTCTGATCAGCTGTTGATTGTTGGAGAAGACATTACCGAAACTCGTGAGCTGTCGGAAAAGCTAGAATATCAAGCTCGTTATGACTTGCTGACGGACACGTTTAACCGTAACCACTTTGAACAAGAGCTGCAAAAGGCGCTCAAAGAGGTTGAGAGCCACATGCGAACTCACGCTATGTTGTTCTTGGATTTAGACCAACTCAAGGTCTTGAACGATACGGCGGGGCATGAAGCGGGTGATGCCGCAATCATGTTTAGTGCCAAGCTGCTGGAAGAGGTACTGCCATACAATGCCGTGTTAGCGCGAATGGGTGGTGACGAATTTGCAGTATTAATGAAAGACTGTACTGAGCGAGATGCGGTGAATGTGTGTCGCAGTATTATCTCGACGATGAGTGAGAACCCATTCTTGTGGGGTGATATTCGCCTTAATCTTACCAGCTCTATTGGTATCCGATTGATTGACCATACTGCGGCCTCACCACAGATGGTACATGCTCAGGCCGATGCTGCTTGCCATGCTGCTAAAGAGGAAGGGCGTAACCGTTACAACCTTTACCATCAAGATGATGAAGACTTGCGTCGTCGTCACCTAGAGATGGAATGCGTGAATCTAGTGCATGAGGCTTTGGCTAACGATCGCTTGGAGTTGTTTGCTCAGCGCATTCTTGGCCTAGATAAAAACAGCGAGAAAATGCACTTCGAAATCTTGGTTCGTATCAAGAATATCCAAGGTGAATACATCTCCCCGGGGATCTTCATGCCAGCCTCAGAGCGCTATAACATAGCGCACTTGATTGACCGCCGAGTCGTGAGCCAAACGCTCGCTTGGTTGGAACATCGACCAAAGGTGATAGATGAACTTGGAATGTGCTCTATCAATTTGTCTGGTCACTCTATGGGTAATCGAGAATTTGTCGAATTCTTGATTGAGAGCTTGAGAGACTCGTCGATACCGTGCCATAAAATCTGTTTAGAGATCACCGAAACGGCTGCGATGAGTAACATGAAGCAGGCGATCAAGTTCTTTACTCGAATCAAAGAGCTTGGTTGTATGATTGCACTGGATGACTTTGGCTCTGGATTATCGTCGTTTGGTTACTTAAAGAAACTGCCGGTCGACATCGTGAAGATCGATGGCTTGTTTGTGCGTGATATTGCTGTCAACGAGATGGACCATGTGATGGTTCGCTCGATCAATGATTTAGCTAAGCAGATGGGTAAACACACGGTGGCTGAGTTTGTTGAAAATACCCAGATAATCGACAAGCTGATCGAACTTGGTGTGAACTACGCACAGGGTTACATCATAGGCCGACCTAAACCACTTGCTGAGCTCATTGAAGAGTTACAAAAAGAGCGAACGTTAGAGTACTTGGATTAA
- a CDS encoding class I SAM-dependent methyltransferase — protein MQLQLICEDATQIDHLNDLATRWNLSHDENSDFALVLTCERLELRKVDEPKLGAIFVDLVGGAVGHRRKFGGGKGQAIAKAAGLNKGATPTILDGTAGLGRDAFVLASLGCKVQMVERHPVVAALLDDGLQRAQQDPDIGGWVTERMKLIHASSHDALDKLSNDPNFEQPDVVYLDPMYPHPENKKKSALVKKEMRVFQSLVGADMDADALLQPALKLASKRVVVKRPDYAAWLDEQKPSMAIETKKNRFDVYVKASMT, from the coding sequence TTGCAACTACAACTGATTTGCGAAGATGCTACCCAAATCGATCATCTAAATGACTTAGCGACCCGTTGGAATTTATCTCATGATGAAAACAGCGATTTTGCTTTGGTACTGACTTGCGAGCGACTTGAGCTACGTAAAGTCGATGAACCGAAGCTTGGCGCTATCTTTGTTGATTTAGTCGGAGGGGCAGTTGGTCACAGACGCAAGTTTGGCGGTGGTAAAGGTCAGGCAATTGCTAAAGCGGCAGGTTTAAACAAAGGTGCAACGCCAACTATCCTCGATGGTACCGCTGGTTTAGGACGTGATGCGTTTGTGCTGGCTTCGTTGGGCTGTAAAGTTCAGATGGTAGAGCGACATCCAGTTGTGGCTGCATTATTGGATGACGGTCTGCAGCGAGCTCAACAAGACCCTGACATCGGTGGTTGGGTAACTGAACGTATGAAGTTGATTCACGCTTCAAGTCACGATGCGTTAGATAAACTCAGCAACGATCCTAATTTCGAACAGCCTGATGTGGTGTACCTAGACCCAATGTACCCGCATCCTGAGAACAAGAAGAAATCGGCGTTGGTTAAGAAAGAGATGCGTGTATTCCAATCATTGGTGGGTGCCGATATGGATGCTGATGCTTTATTGCAACCAGCCCTTAAGCTCGCATCTAAGCGAGTTGTGGTCAAAAGGCCGGATTACGCGGCGTGGTTAGACGAGCAAAAACCGAGCATGGCGATCGAAACCAAAAAGAACCGTTTTGATGTGTATGTGAAAGCATCAATGACCTAG
- a CDS encoding carboxylate/amino acid/amine transporter — translation MSYLAGVTLLWAFSFSLIGVYLAGQVDAWFSVLMRVALAGIVFLPFLKFRGVSRKLIAKLMAIGGIQLGLMYCFYYQSFLLLSVPEVLLFTVFTPIYVTLIYDFLKGQFSPWYLVTAAIAVLGAVFIKFAGINENFLVGFLVVQGANLCFAIGQVSYKVVMEKESTELPQRTVFGYFYLGALCVASVAFMLLGNPEKLPTTTLQWGILIYLGLIASGLGYFMWNKGACMVNAGALAVMNNVLVPAGLVVNILIWNRDVDLVRLSIGGAVILFSLFVNETWVKKRVARDASNA, via the coding sequence ATGAGCTATTTAGCTGGTGTTACCCTCCTATGGGCCTTCTCCTTTAGCCTGATCGGCGTTTACCTTGCTGGTCAGGTTGATGCTTGGTTCTCTGTACTTATGCGTGTTGCCCTTGCAGGTATCGTGTTTCTTCCTTTCCTTAAGTTCCGTGGCGTCTCGCGTAAACTGATCGCTAAATTGATGGCCATTGGTGGCATCCAGCTTGGCTTAATGTACTGCTTCTACTATCAGTCTTTCTTGCTGCTATCCGTTCCTGAAGTCCTTTTGTTTACCGTTTTTACCCCAATTTACGTCACGCTTATTTATGATTTCCTCAAAGGGCAATTCTCTCCGTGGTACTTAGTGACTGCGGCAATTGCGGTATTGGGCGCGGTATTCATTAAATTTGCGGGCATCAATGAGAACTTTTTAGTTGGCTTCCTCGTCGTGCAAGGCGCGAACCTGTGCTTTGCTATCGGTCAGGTGAGTTACAAGGTGGTGATGGAGAAGGAATCGACTGAATTACCTCAGCGAACCGTATTTGGTTACTTCTACTTGGGGGCGTTATGCGTCGCTTCCGTTGCTTTCATGCTACTGGGCAATCCAGAGAAGCTGCCAACCACCACTCTTCAATGGGGAATCCTTATCTACCTTGGCTTGATTGCTTCGGGGCTGGGTTACTTTATGTGGAATAAAGGCGCGTGCATGGTCAATGCTGGCGCACTGGCTGTGATGAACAATGTCTTAGTTCCAGCTGGCCTTGTGGTGAACATCCTGATTTGGAACAGAGATGTCGATTTGGTTCGATTGTCTATTGGTGGTGCCGTTATCTTGTTCTCTTTGTTCGTCAATGAGACGTGGGTGAAGAAGCGCGTAGCGAGAGATGCTAGCAATGCCTAG
- the uspA gene encoding universal stress protein UspA codes for MSYKHILVAVDLSEDSKLIVDKAVALAKPLEAKVSFIHIDINYAELYTGLIDINMAETQHNAMEASRVQLQNFAEHAQYPITHTLVGSGDLSHELCDTINEFNVDLVVCGHHQDFWSKLLSSTRQLINASPVDMLVVPLRDSED; via the coding sequence ATGAGTTACAAACATATTTTGGTCGCGGTCGATTTATCAGAAGACAGCAAATTAATTGTGGATAAAGCGGTAGCATTGGCTAAGCCATTGGAAGCCAAAGTCTCTTTTATCCATATCGATATTAACTACGCAGAGCTGTATACCGGCCTGATTGATATCAACATGGCAGAAACCCAACATAACGCGATGGAAGCATCTCGAGTTCAGCTGCAAAATTTTGCTGAGCATGCTCAATACCCAATCACCCATACCTTAGTAGGCAGTGGCGATTTGAGTCATGAGCTGTGTGACACCATCAACGAGTTCAATGTTGATTTAGTGGTTTGTGGTCACCATCAAGATTTCTGGAGCAAGCTACTTTCTTCAACACGACAACTGATCAACGCCTCTCCGGTTGATATGCTGGTCGTGCCTCTAAGAGATTCAGAAGACTAA
- the ftnA gene encoding non-heme ferritin: MLSKTMVEQLNDQINLEFFSSNLYLQMSAWCEDKGFEGAAEFLRVHAVEEMEHMQRLFTYVSETGAMPILGAIEAPKHEFDSLGAVFRETYEHEQMITQKINKLAHVAFSTQDYSTFNFLQWYVAEQHEEEKLFKGVLDKLELVGEDGKALFFIDKDLAQLAKDGSSSIMEAPAV, translated from the coding sequence ATGCTGTCAAAAACTATGGTTGAGCAACTGAATGATCAAATTAACCTAGAATTTTTCTCATCCAATCTATACTTACAAATGAGTGCTTGGTGTGAAGACAAAGGATTTGAAGGTGCAGCAGAGTTTCTGCGTGTTCATGCAGTAGAAGAAATGGAACATATGCAGCGTCTTTTCACTTACGTAAGTGAAACAGGTGCAATGCCAATTCTAGGTGCGATTGAAGCGCCAAAACATGAATTTGATAGCCTTGGTGCAGTGTTCCGTGAAACTTATGAACACGAGCAGATGATTACTCAAAAGATCAACAAACTGGCTCACGTTGCTTTCAGCACACAAGATTACTCAACCTTTAACTTCCTGCAATGGTACGTTGCAGAGCAACACGAAGAAGAGAAGTTGTTTAAAGGTGTATTGGATAAGCTAGAGCTTGTTGGTGAAGACGGTAAAGCACTGTTCTTTATTGATAAAGACCTAGCGCAATTGGCAAAAGATGGTTCATCTTCAATTATGGAAGCTCCTGCCGTTTAG
- the uspB gene encoding universal stress protein UspB, translated as MISGDTILFALMVVTCVNWARYFTALRTLIYIMREAHPLLYQQVDGGGFFTTHGNMTKQVRLFSYIKSKEYHHHHDEVFMSKCDRVRQLFILSSALLGVTLLSSFIV; from the coding sequence ATGATCAGCGGCGACACTATTCTATTTGCACTAATGGTTGTGACTTGCGTGAACTGGGCGCGATATTTTACTGCGCTAAGAACACTCATTTATATAATGCGAGAAGCACATCCTCTACTTTATCAACAAGTAGACGGAGGTGGATTCTTCACAACTCATGGCAATATGACCAAACAGGTTCGCTTGTTTAGTTACATCAAAAGCAAAGAGTATCACCATCACCACGACGAAGTGTTTATGTCGAAGTGTGATCGCGTAAGACAGTTGTTTATACTTTCTTCCGCTCTGCTGGGTGTAACGTTGCTTTCTTCTT